A part of Cannabis sativa cultivar Pink pepper isolate KNU-18-1 chromosome 6, ASM2916894v1, whole genome shotgun sequence genomic DNA contains:
- the LOC115695772 gene encoding beta-galactosidase 5, whose amino-acid sequence METNKSANYTWFLLCLLAFFLSFELTQSNVSYDNKALIINGQRKILFSGSIHYPRSTPQMWGGLIQKAKDGGLDVIDTYVFWNLHEPSPGNYNFEGRNDLVGFIKTVQKAGLYVHLRIGPYICSEWNFGGFPVWLKYVPGISFRTDNEPFKSAMQKFTQKIVQMMKDEKLFQSQGGPIILSQIENEYEPERKEFGAAGYAYMTWAAKMAVEMGTGVPWVMCKETDAPDPVINTCNGFYCDYFTPNKPYKPNLWTEAWTGWFTEFGGPIYRRPVQDLAFAVARYIQRGGSFVNYYMYHGGTNFGRTAGGPFITTSYDYDAPIDEYGLIRQPKYGHLKDLHFAVKLCEKALLNADPTVSSLGNYGKAYVFSSKSGGCAAFLSNYNPKSATRVTFNNKLYKLPPWSISILPDCKTDVFNTAKVRVQMTRTQMSPLKGALYSWETFSEDMSSVDEDTKITAVGLLEQLNVTRDSTDYLWYTTSVDIKSSESFLRNGKSPTLNVQSSGDAMHVFVNGHLQGSAHGTRVNKRFSFTGNVNLRSGFNKISLLSVAVGLPNNGPHFETRHTGILGPVVLQGLDQGKMDISWQRWSYKVGLKGEAMNLGSPDSTSAVDWMSGSLVAQKQQPMTWYKAYFNAPKGDDPLALDMRSMQKGQIWINGQSIGRYWTINANGNCNECSYAGTYRPPKCQVGCNQPTQKWYHVPRSWLKPSKNLVIIFEEIGGDVSKIALVKRSVTTICAKVSDKWHTKSNGDQDELFEPNINLHCNAGYSISAISFASFGTPTGSCGSFQNGACHAPNSLDVLQKKCIGQQTCSVTASSSNFGADPCPNTPKRLSVEAVCSPNEINS is encoded by the exons atggaAACTAATAAGTCAGCTAACTATACCTGGTTCCTCCTCTGTTTATTAGCCTTTTTTCTAAGCTTTGAGCTAACACAAAGCAATGTTAGCTATGATAACAAGGCTCTTATCATTAATGGCCAAAGAAAGATTTTATTTTCTGGCTCTATACACTACCCAAGAAGTACTCCTCAg aTGTGGGGTGGTCTTATACAGAAAGCTAAAGATGGTGGATTAGATGTTATAGACACTTATGTGTTTTGGAATCTTCATGAGCCTTCTCCTGGCAAT TACAATTTTGAGGGAAGAAATGACTTGGTTGGGTTCATCAAGACAGTTCAAAAAGCAGGACTTTATGTTCATCTTCGTATTGGGCCTTATATTTGTTCAGAATGGAACTTTGG GGGATTTCCTGTTTGGCTGAAGTATGTTCCAGGCATTAGCTTCAGGACAGATAATGAGCCTTTCAAG TCAGCCATGCAGAAATTTACCCAGAAAATTGTCCAAATGATGAAAGATGAGAAGTTGTTTCAATCTCAAGGTGGTCCCATAATCCTTTCTcag ATTGAGAATGAATATGAACCAGAAAGGAAGGAGTTTGGGGCTGCTGGCTATGCATATATGACTTGGGCTGCAAAGATGGCTGTTGAAATGGGTACTGGTGTTCCATGGGTGATGTGCAAGGAAACTGATGCTCCTGACCCAGTG ATAAATACTTGCAATGGTTTTTACTGTGACTATTTCACTCCAAACAAGCCTTACAAACCGAATCTTTGGACTGAGGCTTGGACTGGATG GTTTACAGAATTTGGTGGCCCAATTTACCGACGCCCTGTTCAAGATTTGGCGTTTGCGGTTGCTAGGTACATTCAAAGGGGAGGCTCCTTTGTGAATTATTACATG TACCATGGAGGAACCAACTTTGGAAGAACTGCTGGAGGCCCTTTTATCACTACCAGCTATGATTATGATGCTCCAATTGATGAATATG GCTTGATAAGGCAGCCAAAGTATGGTCACTTAAAGGATCTTCACTTTGCTGTTAAACTATGCGAAAAAGCTCTACTCAATGCTGATCCTACCGTCTCATCGTTAGGGAATTATGGAAAG GCATATGTTTTCTCTTCCAAGTCAGGAGGTTGTGCAGCTTTTCTCTCGAATTATAATCCGAAGTCAGCAACAAGGGTGACTTTCAACAACAAGCTATATAAGCTCCCACCTTGGTCCATCAGCATTCTTCCAGATTGTAAAACTGATGTGTTCAACACAGCCAAA GTGAGAGTACAAATGACTCGAACGCAAATGTCGCCCTTGAAAGGTGCATTGTACTCATGGGAGACATTTAGTGAAGACATGTCTTCAGTGGATGAAGATACAAAAATCACAGCAGTTGGTCTCTTAGAGCAGTTAAATGTCACCAGAGACTCCACTGATTACTTATGGTACACAACAAG TGTTGACATAAAATCATCTGAATCTTTCCTACGAAACGGGAAAAGTCCAACTCTTAATGTGCAATCATCAGGAGATGCCATGCATGTCTTTGTCAATGGACATCTTCAAG GATCTGCTCATGGGACAAGGGTGAACAAGAGATTCTCATTCACAGGAAACGTCAATCTTCGTTCtggatttaataaaatctcACTGCTCAGTGTAGCTGTTGGATTGCCG AACAATGGTCCACATTTCGAGACACGACACACAGGGATCCTAGGTCCAGTAGTCCTTCAGGGACTTGATCAAGGGAAGATGGATATATCATGGCAGAGATGGTCATACAAG GTTGGGCTAAAAGGAGAAGCAATGAATCTAGGCTCGCCCGATTCAACCTCTGCTGTTGATTGGATGAGTGGATCCTTAGTAGCACAGAAGCAACAACCAATGACATGGTATAAGGCATATTTTAATGCACCGAAAGGAGACGATCCTTTGGCATTGGACATGAGGAGCATGCAGAAGGGTCAAATATGGATTAATGGACAGAGTATTGGAAGATATTGGACTATAAATGCTAATGGAAATTGTAATGAATGCAGTTATGCCGGTACATACCGGCCTCCAAAGTGTCAGGTTGGTTGTAACCAACCAACTCAAAAATG GTACCATGTTCCTCGATCTTGGTTGAAGCCGTCTAAAAATCTGGTGATTATCTTCGAGGAAATTGGTGGGGATGTATCGAAAATAGCTCTTGTGAAAAGATCAGTGACAACTATTTGTGCCAAGGTTTCTGATAAATGGCACACCAAAAGCAATGGTGATCAAGATGAGCTATTCGAGCCTAATATCAACCTACATTGTAATGCTGGATATTCCATTTCCGCCATTAGTTTTGCAAGCTTTGGTACTCCAACTGGAAGCTGTGGAAGCTTCCAGAATGGAGCCTGTCATGCCCCAAACTCTCTTGATGTCTTACAAAAG AAATGCATTGGTCAGCAGACATGTTCGGTGACTGCATCGAGCTCCAACTTCGGTGCAGATCCTTGTCCAAATACACCAAAGAGATTATCAGTTGAAGCTGTATGTTCTCCTAATGAAATCAATTCATGA
- the LOC133039383 gene encoding uncharacterized protein LOC133039383, with protein MLYLQVDFVMFLLATKCVPVNTRCPLCEEFDESISHVLLTCRVVKQVWERVGIGTSSAAAGTTFLNWCILIFKTLTAEKQCLVAALCWAVWGARNDVVWQGKPINISAIVASAKSYLDQWQNAQKTQIESSWSELQDCDGTERWIKPQNNSIKINVDAAIFEGQNRFGGAIVIRDHNGFLIEGHTKLHQGNIAPSVAEALSFRETLSWIKDHQSYPVWVETDCLLVIQALRSSTSLTSYFGCVIQECKAMLANLSNVYFCFVKRSANRVAHEFARASLFYPDCTFSMGNIPTELLPILVTEFEG; from the exons ATGTTATATCTTCAAGTAGATTTTGTTATGTTTTTG CTTGCAACGAAATGTGTCCCGGTGAATACGAGATGTCCCTTATGTGAGGAGTTTGATGAGTCAATTTCTCACGTGTTACTTACCTGTAGAGTGGTCAAGCAAGTCTGGGAGAGAGTAGGCATCGGGACTTCATCGGCTGCTGCAGGGACAACTTTTCTGAACTGGTGTATCCTCATTTTCAAGACTTTGACAGCAGAAAAACAATGTCTTGTTGCTGCACTGTGCTGGGCAGTTTGGGGAGCTAGGAACGATGTTGTTTGGCAAGGAAAACCGATTAATATTTCAGCAATAGTAGCTTCTGCAAAAAGCTATCTTGATCAATGGCAAAACGCTCAAAAAACTCAAATTGAGTCATCTTGGTCTGAGCTTCAAGACTGTGATGGGACGGAGCGATGGATTAAACCACAGAATAATAGTATCAAGATCAACGTGGATGCGGCTATATTTGAAGGACAAAATCGGTTTGGGGGTGCTATTGTTATTAGAGATCATAATGGTTTTTTAATTGAAGGCCATACTAAATTGCACCAAGGCAACATTGCTCCTTCTGTAGCGGAGGCTTTGAGCTTTCGGGAAACCTTAAGCTGGATCAAAGATCACCAATCATATCCCGTATGGGTGGAGACCGACTGCCTTCTGGTCATTCAAGCTTTAAGGAGCTCGACTAGCTTGACTTCTTATTTTGGTTGTGTGATTCAGGAATGTAAAGCCATGTTGGCTAACTTAagcaatgtttatttttgttttgttaagcGGTCAGCTAATAGAGTCGCTCATGAGTTTGCAAGGGCGTCTTTATTTTATCCTGATTGTACTTTCAGTATGGGAAACATCCCTACTGAGCTGTTGCCTATTTTGGTGACAGAGTTTGAAGGttaa